Proteins encoded by one window of Apus apus isolate bApuApu2 chromosome 17, bApuApu2.pri.cur, whole genome shotgun sequence:
- the FDXR gene encoding NADPH:adrenodoxin oxidoreductase, mitochondrial isoform X3 has product MAGVAGRAPLGLRRWLSSPAPGPRVCVVGSGPAGFYTAQHILKHHGGAQVDIYEKLPVPFGLVRFGVAPDHPEVKNVTKTFTQTARSERCAFHGNVTVGRDVTVAELQQAYHAVVLSYGAEDNRVLGIPGENLSGVYSAREFVGWYNGLPENRDLKPDLSCETALVLGHGNVALDIARILLSPLQLLRKTDITDSSLAALSCSKVKRVWLVGRRGPLQVAFTIKELREMINLPGARPVLNPADFTGLENAVKDAPRPRKRLTELMINTALEKPGKKMMEEQAAAPREWGLKFQRSPQEVLPSADGQRARGVRLALTRLEGSGDSAKAIPTGAMEELECGLVLSSIGYRSLPLDPAVPFDTQHGIIPNSSGRVQGVPGLYCSGWVKRGPTGVIITTMNDSFDTAQSVLEDLQVGVLDVSSSREGFGAVKSLLHSRGVRPVSFSDWEKIDAAEVARGKAAGKPREKIVDPQEMLQLISH; this is encoded by the exons ATGGCCGGCGTGGCGGGACGAGCCCCTCTGG GGCTGCGGCGCTGGCTGAGCTCCCCGGCCCCGGGGCCCCGCGTCTGCGTGGTGGGCAGCGGCCCCGCCGGCTTCTACACGGCTCAGCACATCCTCAAG caccacgGCGGGGCCCAGGTGGACATCTATGAGAAGCTGCCAGTTCCCTTTGGGCTCGTCCGTTTTGGGGTGGCCCCAGACCACCCCGAGGTGAAG AACGTGACCAAGACCTTCACGCAGACGGCGCGCTCGGAGCGCTGCGCCTTCCACGGCAACGTCACGGTGGGCAGGGACGTGAcggtggcagagctgcagcaggctTACCatgctgtggtgctg AGTTACGGTGCTGAAGATAACCGGGTCCTGGGGATTCCAGGAGAGAACCTCTCTGGTGTCTATTCAGCCCGGGAGTTCGTGGGCTGGTACAACGGGCTGCCCGAGAACAGGGAC ctgaaGCCTGACCTGAGCTGTGAGACAGCACTGGTGCTGGGTCATGGCAACGTGGCGCTGGATATTGCCCGGATCCTCCTGTCCCcgctgcagctcctcagg AAGACAGACATCACTGACAGCTCCCTGGCAGCTCTCTCCTGCAGCAAGGTGAAGCGTGTCTGGCTGGTTGGGAGGAGGGGACCTCTCCAAGTTGCTTTTACTATCAAG GAGCTGCGGGAGATGATAAACCTGCCTGGTGCCAGACCTGTCCTGAACCCTGCTGACTTCACAGGCCTTGAAAATGCTGTCAAAG ATGCCCCCAGGCCCAGGAAGCGACTGACTGAGCTGATGATCAACACAGCCCTGGAGAAGCCTGGGAAGAAGAtgatggaggagcaggcagcagccccccGGGAGTGGGGGCTGAAGTTCCAGCGCAGCCCCCAGGAAGTTCTGCCCAGCGCTGACGGGCAGCGGGCGAGGGGCGTCCGCCTGGCCCTGACCCGCCTGGAG GGCTCAGGTGACTCTGCCAAAGCCATCCCCACTGGAGCCATGGAGGAGCTGGAGTGTGGGCTGGTGCTCAGCAGCATTGGCTACAGGAGCTTGCCCCTGGACCCAGCAGTACCCTTTGACACCCAACATGGCATTATCCCCAACAGCTCGGGCAGAGTCCAGGGTGTCCCAG GTCTGTACTGCAGCGGGTGGGTGAAGAGAGGACCCACAGGTGTGATCATCACCACCATGAACGACAGTTTTGACACTGCCCAGTCTGTGCTGGAGGATCTCCAGGTGGGCGTGCTGGATGTGTCCTCTTccagagaaggctttggggcTGTGAAGAGCCTCCTGCACAGCCGAG GGGTCCGTCCTGTTTCCTTCTCAGACTGGGAGAAGATAGATGCTGCTGAAGTGGCAAGAGGCAAAGCTGCTGGCAAACCCCGTGAGAAGATAGTGGATcctcaggagatgctgcagctgaTCAGTCACTAA
- the FDXR gene encoding NADPH:adrenodoxin oxidoreductase, mitochondrial isoform X1, with translation MGPGGACWRGGGACGLRRWLSSPAPGPRVCVVGSGPAGFYTAQHILKHHGGAQVDIYEKLPVPFGLVRFGVAPDHPEVKNVTKTFTQTARSERCAFHGNVTVGRDVTVAELQQAYHAVVLSYGAEDNRVLGIPGENLSGVYSAREFVGWYNGLPENRDLKPDLSCETALVLGHGNVALDIARILLSPLQLLRKTDITDSSLAALSCSKVKRVWLVGRRGPLQVAFTIKELREMINLPGARPVLNPADFTGLENAVKDAPRPRKRLTELMINTALEKPGKKMMEEQAAAPREWGLKFQRSPQEVLPSADGQRARGVRLALTRLEGSGDSAKAIPTGAMEELECGLVLSSIGYRSLPLDPAVPFDTQHGIIPNSSGRVQGVPGLYCSGWVKRGPTGVIITTMNDSFDTAQSVLEDLQVGVLDVSSSREGFGAVKSLLHSRGVRPVSFSDWEKIDAAEVARGKAAGKPREKIVDPQEMLQLISH, from the exons ATGGGGCCGGGCGGCGCGTGCtggcggggcggcggcgcgtGCG GGCTGCGGCGCTGGCTGAGCTCCCCGGCCCCGGGGCCCCGCGTCTGCGTGGTGGGCAGCGGCCCCGCCGGCTTCTACACGGCTCAGCACATCCTCAAG caccacgGCGGGGCCCAGGTGGACATCTATGAGAAGCTGCCAGTTCCCTTTGGGCTCGTCCGTTTTGGGGTGGCCCCAGACCACCCCGAGGTGAAG AACGTGACCAAGACCTTCACGCAGACGGCGCGCTCGGAGCGCTGCGCCTTCCACGGCAACGTCACGGTGGGCAGGGACGTGAcggtggcagagctgcagcaggctTACCatgctgtggtgctg AGTTACGGTGCTGAAGATAACCGGGTCCTGGGGATTCCAGGAGAGAACCTCTCTGGTGTCTATTCAGCCCGGGAGTTCGTGGGCTGGTACAACGGGCTGCCCGAGAACAGGGAC ctgaaGCCTGACCTGAGCTGTGAGACAGCACTGGTGCTGGGTCATGGCAACGTGGCGCTGGATATTGCCCGGATCCTCCTGTCCCcgctgcagctcctcagg AAGACAGACATCACTGACAGCTCCCTGGCAGCTCTCTCCTGCAGCAAGGTGAAGCGTGTCTGGCTGGTTGGGAGGAGGGGACCTCTCCAAGTTGCTTTTACTATCAAG GAGCTGCGGGAGATGATAAACCTGCCTGGTGCCAGACCTGTCCTGAACCCTGCTGACTTCACAGGCCTTGAAAATGCTGTCAAAG ATGCCCCCAGGCCCAGGAAGCGACTGACTGAGCTGATGATCAACACAGCCCTGGAGAAGCCTGGGAAGAAGAtgatggaggagcaggcagcagccccccGGGAGTGGGGGCTGAAGTTCCAGCGCAGCCCCCAGGAAGTTCTGCCCAGCGCTGACGGGCAGCGGGCGAGGGGCGTCCGCCTGGCCCTGACCCGCCTGGAG GGCTCAGGTGACTCTGCCAAAGCCATCCCCACTGGAGCCATGGAGGAGCTGGAGTGTGGGCTGGTGCTCAGCAGCATTGGCTACAGGAGCTTGCCCCTGGACCCAGCAGTACCCTTTGACACCCAACATGGCATTATCCCCAACAGCTCGGGCAGAGTCCAGGGTGTCCCAG GTCTGTACTGCAGCGGGTGGGTGAAGAGAGGACCCACAGGTGTGATCATCACCACCATGAACGACAGTTTTGACACTGCCCAGTCTGTGCTGGAGGATCTCCAGGTGGGCGTGCTGGATGTGTCCTCTTccagagaaggctttggggcTGTGAAGAGCCTCCTGCACAGCCGAG GGGTCCGTCCTGTTTCCTTCTCAGACTGGGAGAAGATAGATGCTGCTGAAGTGGCAAGAGGCAAAGCTGCTGGCAAACCCCGTGAGAAGATAGTGGATcctcaggagatgctgcagctgaTCAGTCACTAA
- the FADS6 gene encoding fatty acid desaturase 6 isoform X1: MVLLGDSELQLNRALQSQQSHPALKIPVGQAQLSAEETLSREMPLEDGDPARRRGQRANGEASGAPHPGGAGDDTAGPRGSGTEVPAEGREPGTAQGEKDMTPKGAGGQEEALMAELSELVQKVVKNSSWWDRHGVDISILACSLLLLPAGFLCLRSAQAIPFLVGVLTLGVVHHTLTVKGSHLASHNALTESKSWGKVWAIFFIELCSAFTAEQATYNHVKMHHGYTNVIGLGDSSTWKLPFLNRYVYMFLAPLAVPILTPLVALGLLRNVEWKTALRTLCCMFLGLWCHYWLLLHVSGFQSPWSALLCMLLTRALLAHPYIHVNIFQHIGLPMFAADRKPKRLHLMSLGVLNLPRHPLLDWSFGHSLISCHVEHHLFPSLSDNMCLKIKPIVSQYLKQKKLPYNEDTYTSRLRLFLQRYEELMVHAPPITELVGIQ; the protein is encoded by the exons atggtgctgctgggg gacagcgAGCTCCAACTCAACAGAGCTCTCCAAAGCCAGCAGAGCCACCCAGCCCTGAAGATCCCAGTGGGACAAGCGCAGCTGTCAGCAGAGGAGACACTCAG CAGGGAGATGCCGCTGGAGGACGGGGACCCGGCGAGGAGGAGGGGACAGCGGGCAAACGGCGAGGCCAGCGGGGCCCCCCaccccgggggggcgggggatGACACGGCAGGTCCCCGGGGCAGCGGGACGGAGGTGCCGGCGGAGGGACGGGAGCCGGGGACAGCGCAGGGTGAGAAGGACATGACCCCCAAGGGCGCAGGGGGACAGGAGGAAGCCCTGATGGCCGAGCTCTCGGAGCTGGTGCAGAAGGTGGTGAAGaacagcagctggtgggacCGACACGGCGTGGACATCAGCATCCTCGCCTGCAGCCTTCTCCTGCTCCCGGCAG GGTTCCTGTGCCTGCGGTCAGCCCAGGCCATCCCTTTCCTGGTGGGTGTCCTCACCCTCGGCGTGGTGCATCACACCTTGACCGTCAAGGGCAGCCACCTGGCCAGCCACAATGCCTTGACTGAGTCCAAATCTTGGGGCAAGGTGTGGGCCATCTTCTTCATCGAG ctctgctcagctttcACGGCTGAGCAGGCCACCTACAACCACGTGAAGATGCACCACGGCTACACCAATGTCATCGGCCTGGGGGATTCCAGCACCTGGAAGTTGCCTTTTCTCAACCGCTATGTCTACATGTTCCTTGCACCTCTGGCAGTGCCCATCCTAACCCCTCTGGTTGCCCTTG GTTTGTTGAGGAACGTGGAGTGGAAAACAGCTCTTCGGACCCTCTGCTGCATGTTTCTGGGTCTGTGGTGCCATTACTGGCTGCTCCTCCATGTCTCGGGCTTCCAGTCACCATGGTCTGCCCTGCTCTGCATGCTGCTCACCCGGGCCCTCCTGGCCCATCCCTACATCCACGTCAACATATTCCAG cacaTCGGGCTCCCCATGTTCGCGGCCGATCGGAAGCCCAAGCGGCTCCACCTGATGAGCCTGGGTGTCCTCAACCTGCCCCGCCACCCCCTGCTCGACTGGTCCTTCGGCCACTCGCTCATCAGCTGCCACGTGGAGCATcacctcttccccagcctctctgaCAACATGTGCCTGAAG ATCAAACCCATTGtctcccagtacctgaagcaGAAGAAGCTGCCATACAATGAGGACACCTACACCTCCAGGCTCCGGCTCTTCCTCCAGAGATATGAGGAGCTGATGGTCCATGCTCCCCCCATAACGGAGCTGGTGGGCATCCAATGA
- the FDXR gene encoding NADPH:adrenodoxin oxidoreductase, mitochondrial isoform X2 — MGPGGACWRGGGACGLRRWLSSPAPGPRVCVVGSGPAGFYTAQHILKHHGGAQVDIYEKLPVPFGLVRFGVAPDHPEVKNVTKTFTQTARSERCAFHGNVTVGRDVTVAELQQAYHAVVLSYGAEDNRVLGIPGENLSGVYSAREFVGWYNGLPENRDLKPDLSCETALVLGHGNVALDIARILLSPLQLLRKTDITDSSLAALSCSKVKRVWLVGRRGPLQVAFTIKELREMINLPGARPVLNPADFTGLENAVKDAPRPRKRLTELMINTALEKPGKKMMEEQAAAPREWGLKFQRSPQEVLPSADGQRARGVRLALTRLEGSGDSAKAIPTGAMEELECGLVLSSIGYRSLPLDPAVPFDTQHGIIPNSSGRVQGVPGLYCSGWVKRGPTGVIITTMNDSFDTAQSVLEDLQVGVLDVSSSREGFGAVKSLLHSRAYKGLTDPSLLEPAIPLLTV, encoded by the exons ATGGGGCCGGGCGGCGCGTGCtggcggggcggcggcgcgtGCG GGCTGCGGCGCTGGCTGAGCTCCCCGGCCCCGGGGCCCCGCGTCTGCGTGGTGGGCAGCGGCCCCGCCGGCTTCTACACGGCTCAGCACATCCTCAAG caccacgGCGGGGCCCAGGTGGACATCTATGAGAAGCTGCCAGTTCCCTTTGGGCTCGTCCGTTTTGGGGTGGCCCCAGACCACCCCGAGGTGAAG AACGTGACCAAGACCTTCACGCAGACGGCGCGCTCGGAGCGCTGCGCCTTCCACGGCAACGTCACGGTGGGCAGGGACGTGAcggtggcagagctgcagcaggctTACCatgctgtggtgctg AGTTACGGTGCTGAAGATAACCGGGTCCTGGGGATTCCAGGAGAGAACCTCTCTGGTGTCTATTCAGCCCGGGAGTTCGTGGGCTGGTACAACGGGCTGCCCGAGAACAGGGAC ctgaaGCCTGACCTGAGCTGTGAGACAGCACTGGTGCTGGGTCATGGCAACGTGGCGCTGGATATTGCCCGGATCCTCCTGTCCCcgctgcagctcctcagg AAGACAGACATCACTGACAGCTCCCTGGCAGCTCTCTCCTGCAGCAAGGTGAAGCGTGTCTGGCTGGTTGGGAGGAGGGGACCTCTCCAAGTTGCTTTTACTATCAAG GAGCTGCGGGAGATGATAAACCTGCCTGGTGCCAGACCTGTCCTGAACCCTGCTGACTTCACAGGCCTTGAAAATGCTGTCAAAG ATGCCCCCAGGCCCAGGAAGCGACTGACTGAGCTGATGATCAACACAGCCCTGGAGAAGCCTGGGAAGAAGAtgatggaggagcaggcagcagccccccGGGAGTGGGGGCTGAAGTTCCAGCGCAGCCCCCAGGAAGTTCTGCCCAGCGCTGACGGGCAGCGGGCGAGGGGCGTCCGCCTGGCCCTGACCCGCCTGGAG GGCTCAGGTGACTCTGCCAAAGCCATCCCCACTGGAGCCATGGAGGAGCTGGAGTGTGGGCTGGTGCTCAGCAGCATTGGCTACAGGAGCTTGCCCCTGGACCCAGCAGTACCCTTTGACACCCAACATGGCATTATCCCCAACAGCTCGGGCAGAGTCCAGGGTGTCCCAG GTCTGTACTGCAGCGGGTGGGTGAAGAGAGGACCCACAGGTGTGATCATCACCACCATGAACGACAGTTTTGACACTGCCCAGTCTGTGCTGGAGGATCTCCAGGTGGGCGTGCTGGATGTGTCCTCTTccagagaaggctttggggcTGTGAAGAGCCTCCTGCACAGCCGAG CTTACAAAGGTCTGACTGATCCAAGTCTGCTGGAACCTGCCATCCCTCTCCTTACAGTGTGA
- the FADS6 gene encoding fatty acid desaturase 6 isoform X2 has protein sequence MPLEDGDPARRRGQRANGEASGAPHPGGAGDDTAGPRGSGTEVPAEGREPGTAQGEKDMTPKGAGGQEEALMAELSELVQKVVKNSSWWDRHGVDISILACSLLLLPAGFLCLRSAQAIPFLVGVLTLGVVHHTLTVKGSHLASHNALTESKSWGKVWAIFFIELCSAFTAEQATYNHVKMHHGYTNVIGLGDSSTWKLPFLNRYVYMFLAPLAVPILTPLVALGLLRNVEWKTALRTLCCMFLGLWCHYWLLLHVSGFQSPWSALLCMLLTRALLAHPYIHVNIFQHIGLPMFAADRKPKRLHLMSLGVLNLPRHPLLDWSFGHSLISCHVEHHLFPSLSDNMCLKIKPIVSQYLKQKKLPYNEDTYTSRLRLFLQRYEELMVHAPPITELVGIQ, from the exons ATGCCGCTGGAGGACGGGGACCCGGCGAGGAGGAGGGGACAGCGGGCAAACGGCGAGGCCAGCGGGGCCCCCCaccccgggggggcgggggatGACACGGCAGGTCCCCGGGGCAGCGGGACGGAGGTGCCGGCGGAGGGACGGGAGCCGGGGACAGCGCAGGGTGAGAAGGACATGACCCCCAAGGGCGCAGGGGGACAGGAGGAAGCCCTGATGGCCGAGCTCTCGGAGCTGGTGCAGAAGGTGGTGAAGaacagcagctggtgggacCGACACGGCGTGGACATCAGCATCCTCGCCTGCAGCCTTCTCCTGCTCCCGGCAG GGTTCCTGTGCCTGCGGTCAGCCCAGGCCATCCCTTTCCTGGTGGGTGTCCTCACCCTCGGCGTGGTGCATCACACCTTGACCGTCAAGGGCAGCCACCTGGCCAGCCACAATGCCTTGACTGAGTCCAAATCTTGGGGCAAGGTGTGGGCCATCTTCTTCATCGAG ctctgctcagctttcACGGCTGAGCAGGCCACCTACAACCACGTGAAGATGCACCACGGCTACACCAATGTCATCGGCCTGGGGGATTCCAGCACCTGGAAGTTGCCTTTTCTCAACCGCTATGTCTACATGTTCCTTGCACCTCTGGCAGTGCCCATCCTAACCCCTCTGGTTGCCCTTG GTTTGTTGAGGAACGTGGAGTGGAAAACAGCTCTTCGGACCCTCTGCTGCATGTTTCTGGGTCTGTGGTGCCATTACTGGCTGCTCCTCCATGTCTCGGGCTTCCAGTCACCATGGTCTGCCCTGCTCTGCATGCTGCTCACCCGGGCCCTCCTGGCCCATCCCTACATCCACGTCAACATATTCCAG cacaTCGGGCTCCCCATGTTCGCGGCCGATCGGAAGCCCAAGCGGCTCCACCTGATGAGCCTGGGTGTCCTCAACCTGCCCCGCCACCCCCTGCTCGACTGGTCCTTCGGCCACTCGCTCATCAGCTGCCACGTGGAGCATcacctcttccccagcctctctgaCAACATGTGCCTGAAG ATCAAACCCATTGtctcccagtacctgaagcaGAAGAAGCTGCCATACAATGAGGACACCTACACCTCCAGGCTCCGGCTCTTCCTCCAGAGATATGAGGAGCTGATGGTCCATGCTCCCCCCATAACGGAGCTGGTGGGCATCCAATGA